Proteins encoded together in one Maricaulis maris window:
- a CDS encoding glutathione S-transferase family protein, whose protein sequence is MVDTPKLRLYHAPRTRSIRVRWLLEEMGLPYTLEAVAFAQRPAGDEAYADIHPLRKVPALDDDGRVMFESVAIMQYIMGRYGPTDLDVRPDEADYHLYLQWLHFGESGMIMPVSLLLAHTMLLPEKARNPGIAKSAKSDTQKALAMLAEHGLKNRDFLVANRFTAADISVVYMLFLLKLIKQLDDAPDAVKAYFERMTGRPSWAVASSLD, encoded by the coding sequence ATGGTCGATACACCGAAGCTGCGTCTCTATCACGCACCGAGAACCCGCTCGATCCGGGTTCGCTGGCTGCTGGAGGAGATGGGTCTGCCCTATACGCTCGAAGCGGTGGCCTTTGCCCAGCGGCCGGCGGGGGATGAGGCCTATGCCGACATTCATCCGCTCCGCAAGGTGCCGGCGCTTGATGATGACGGCCGGGTGATGTTCGAGTCCGTCGCGATCATGCAATACATCATGGGTCGTTATGGCCCGACCGACCTCGATGTGAGGCCTGACGAAGCTGACTATCATCTCTATCTGCAATGGCTGCATTTCGGTGAAAGCGGCATGATCATGCCGGTCTCCCTGCTGCTCGCCCACACCATGCTGCTGCCGGAGAAGGCGCGGAATCCGGGCATCGCTAAGTCCGCCAAGTCGGATACCCAGAAAGCCCTGGCCATGCTCGCTGAGCACGGTCTGAAAAACCGCGACTTTCTGGTGGCGAACCGGTTCACCGCTGCCGACATCTCGGTGGTCTACATGCTGTTCCTGCTGAAGTTGATCAAACAGCTGGATGACGCGCCGGACGCGGTGAAGGCTTATTTCGAGCGGATGACCGGACGCCCGAGCTGGGCTGTCGCCAGCTCACTCGACTAG
- a CDS encoding quinone oxidoreductase family protein, translated as MTKAIRIHQTGGPSVMHVETVETRDPGPGELRIRHAAIGINFIDTYHRSGLYPVPLPAGIGLEASGTVDAIGTEVSGFQPGDRVAYGGGPLGAYAEVNIVPAGRVAHLPDAVSFDQAAAIMLKGMTARYLLKETYAVKPGDTILFHAAAGGVGLLVCQWARELGATVIGTAGSEEKCALARAMGATHMINYSSENVVSRVHEITDGKGVPVVYDGVGKDTFEMSLDCLQPRGLLASFGNASGPVTGVDLGILTQKGSLYVTRPSLAHYTASEAALAANTADVFDAVARGILTISVNQRFGLDDAVQAHEALEGRRTTGASILVP; from the coding sequence ATGACGAAGGCGATCCGAATCCACCAGACCGGTGGACCGTCCGTGATGCACGTGGAGACCGTCGAAACGCGCGACCCCGGCCCCGGCGAACTGCGCATCCGGCATGCCGCCATCGGCATCAACTTCATCGATACCTATCACCGTTCGGGGCTTTACCCCGTGCCCCTGCCCGCCGGTATCGGATTGGAAGCCTCCGGCACCGTCGACGCCATCGGCACTGAGGTGAGCGGGTTTCAGCCCGGCGACCGCGTCGCCTATGGCGGCGGACCGCTTGGCGCCTATGCAGAGGTCAATATCGTCCCCGCGGGACGCGTCGCCCACCTGCCGGACGCGGTATCCTTTGACCAAGCGGCCGCCATCATGCTCAAGGGCATGACCGCGCGCTATCTCCTCAAGGAGACCTATGCCGTCAAACCCGGCGACACGATCCTGTTCCACGCAGCCGCGGGTGGAGTCGGTCTCCTGGTTTGCCAATGGGCCCGCGAGCTGGGAGCGACCGTGATCGGTACCGCCGGCAGTGAGGAAAAATGTGCCCTCGCGCGCGCAATGGGCGCGACCCACATGATCAACTATTCGAGCGAGAATGTCGTCTCCCGCGTCCATGAGATCACGGACGGAAAAGGCGTGCCCGTTGTCTATGACGGTGTCGGCAAGGATACTTTTGAGATGTCGCTGGATTGCCTGCAGCCGAGGGGTCTTCTGGCCAGCTTCGGTAATGCCTCCGGTCCGGTCACAGGGGTCGATCTCGGCATCCTGACCCAGAAGGGCTCGCTCTATGTCACCCGCCCGTCACTTGCCCATTATACGGCAAGCGAAGCTGCCCTTGCGGCCAATACGGCCGATGTCTTCGACGCCGTCGCACGGGGCATCCTGACGATCAGCGTCAATCAGCGCTTCGGCCTCGATGACGCCGTTCAGGCGCATGAAGCGCTGGAAGGCCGGCGGACGACAGGGGCCAGCATTCTGGTCCCCTGA
- a CDS encoding glycerophosphodiester phosphodiesterase family protein, whose protein sequence is MRRSVLAILVLIASCAPEPVGLEDRPALPAAALTCFRAEGFSMLAAHRGGPAPGYPENALSSLQRLSEIGVLYAEIDVRRSSDGVLFLLHDDTLDRTTTGTGSVTGQPWRALSDLQLEDNNGQITADHIPTLSDAIALAQTAGLVLNLDLKSVAPEEIVQTIQTTNARDHVAIIAYSVEDAAAIHALDPGLVLSVPNDLPGLASVGVNLETSYIWLGTGPLDAEMDATLASRGLETSAGLFRREDGTDTPYLEARAAGIELLSIDDVDTAVRALGGAQTLRGQIAACTP, encoded by the coding sequence ATGCGCCGATCCGTCTTAGCTATCCTGGTCCTGATCGCGTCCTGTGCTCCCGAGCCGGTGGGTCTGGAGGACCGGCCGGCCCTGCCGGCCGCAGCCCTGACCTGCTTTCGCGCGGAGGGCTTCTCGATGCTCGCGGCACACCGCGGGGGCCCGGCCCCGGGCTATCCGGAAAATGCCCTCTCCAGCCTGCAGCGGCTCTCCGAGATCGGCGTCCTCTATGCCGAAATCGATGTCCGCCGGTCCAGCGATGGCGTTCTGTTTCTGCTTCATGACGACACGCTCGACCGGACAACGACCGGCACCGGCTCCGTGACCGGCCAGCCCTGGAGAGCGCTCTCGGACTTGCAGCTCGAAGACAATAACGGCCAAATCACCGCGGACCACATACCCACCCTCTCAGACGCCATTGCGCTGGCACAGACGGCCGGGCTGGTCCTCAATCTCGATCTCAAATCCGTGGCGCCGGAAGAGATTGTCCAGACCATCCAGACCACCAATGCCCGCGATCACGTCGCGATCATCGCCTACTCCGTCGAGGACGCGGCTGCCATCCACGCGCTGGATCCCGGCCTCGTCCTCTCGGTTCCCAATGACCTGCCCGGACTGGCGTCTGTCGGCGTCAATCTGGAGACAAGCTATATCTGGCTTGGTACCGGGCCGCTGGATGCCGAGATGGACGCGACGCTCGCCAGCCGCGGGCTGGAGACGTCAGCGGGTCTTTTCCGCCGTGAAGACGGGACTGATACACCCTATCTGGAGGCCCGCGCGGCCGGTATCGAGCTCCTTTCAATCGATGATGTCGATACCGCGGTTCGCGCGCTCGGTGGTGCGCAGACCCTGCGTGGGCAGATTGCCGCCTGCACGCCCTAG